The region CAAGTGCAGGCCTTCTGCTGCCTGTTTCCGTTTGACCCTGGCCGCTACTTAGGGGGTAGGGGGTTAACCCCAGGCGGCACGACATTCCCTGGGTCGTGAAGCCAGTAGCCAAAGGCTGGTAGCTGCTTACGGTCCTCTAGAGACCTCACCTGGGCCCTCCTTGCCTTCCACTTCCAGAACCTCCGTGCCTAAGATTAACCCAACCATTGTTGCCAAAATCTCCTGTTCAAACAAAACTAAACCCATCACCTTGGGGCAGGATTGGCCTGGCTTGCTGGCTTTATGGCTTCTCTCCGCAGGCCTGGCCACCACCACCAGACTGCTGTTCCAAGCGCTCTGACCGGCTTTTCCCAAATCTTATTTTGGGCTTGGAGCGTCTCACACCTGGCCTGGGGCGTAGGCCCCACGTGATGCCCGCAAGCCCTGGCCGCCGGGTCTGACTCAGTCTCGTAGCTTCTGCAGAACATCTTGTCAGCCCCGtgactcagtttctccatttgctCACGCACGCCAATAGCATGAGGCACTTATGCGGAATGCGGAGATGCCTCCGATAGCTTTTCCAGAGTACGTGCTCCCAGGCGAAGCCCCAGAGAGGCGCGTTTACGCCGCCCAGAGCTCTCGTTCTTGACGTGTCCTGCACTGACCCTGGTAATGAATCCGTGCTGCCTGGGGTGGCAGTGACTCGGCCAGGTGCACTGGCAGGAGTGCTTGAGAGGCATCCTCCGGAGACCCGCCCACCATGATTCTTGAAGGGGCCAAGGCAAAAAGGGGCTGCCGGGGAAATAACCAGTGCCCGCGTCCGTGCCCATGGCCGGCCGCCTGACGCAATCTGAAGCGCCCTTGCTGCATGCCTGATCTGGGAAAACCTCCTCCGCCGTTGCATCACTCCTGCCAGGTTTGCTACAGAGGTGGAGTCGAACCAATCAGCGGGCTCGCTGGGCCCGGGGCAGGCCACGTAGTTACCCACTCAGAGGGCGGCGCGGTTAACTGGACAGGAAAATCCGAAGGTGATTGGCCAAAAGGGAATTTGCCCCGCCCCAATAAACGCGAAAGCTGGCTGCGAGGGGTGGGGCTTCCCGGCTTAAGGGTTTAAAGAGCGCCTCGGACGGGGCCGCGCAGCTGGAGCAACCAAGCGGTGCCAGGCCAGGTGTGCGCGTCGGTCGGTCCTTCCGTGCCCGCGCCGGAGACCAGCCCCGGAGGCCGCCCGGGCCCGTCCCTGTGCCCGGCACCATGAAGCAGGAGACTGCAGCCCAGAACTCTCCTCccgcctctcctccctcctcacaaCCCCTCTCCGAAGACGGCGACCCCCAAGCGTTGTGGATTTTTGGGTACGGCTCCCTGGTGTGGAGGCCCGACTTCGCCTACAGTGACAGCCGTGTGGGCTTCGTGCGCGGCTACAGCCGCCGCTTCTGGCAGGGAGACACCTTCCATCGCGGCAGTGACAAGATGGTGAGCATCCGACCCTGCCCGGGTGAATGACGGGGGTTGGGGCAGGATAGTGGGCGCTGCGCTGGTGTCCTGGAGTATCCGGGCCTATTTGGGCTGACAGTGACTCCGTCCGGATGGGGGAAATGAAAGAACCTTGCAAGGCGTTGTGACTTAAATTTGTGTGCCTAGTGGGTCACTGTGTGATGCCTAGAGCCTGAGCCTGTGGATCACCGTGTTGATGAATATTTCTGATGACCAATCTGGACCACTCCCATGTGTCTACCTGTCTTACATACATGCATCACTCCCTCCACTCCCACGCCCCCCACCTAGCCCCCCAAGAGTGGGGCTATTTGAGGCCGGGGATAGAAGGGTTACTAAGGGTTTTCTCTACCAGTGATGGTTGAACTCATTtctaacttgttttctttttcaaaatctctctcccctccctagcCTGGTCGTGTGGTGACCCTCCTTGAAGATCGTGAGGTAAGTGCCAGAGTCAAGAAAGAGATCCAGCATGGAGGGGTGCAGACAGGCAGAGCTCATGGACCCTTGGCCACAGGCTAGATTAGATAGATACCCCTCTGGCTGAGAGAAAGGTTGAGTCTTGATAAGTGCTTCTCACAAGAATCACCTGAGgatctttttaaaacatagattTTAATGAGATTTAGAGTGGCCTGAAACGCATTCCTAACAAGCTTACAAGTGATGCCATTGTTTCTCAGACCAAACTCTGAGCCGAATTTTTGTTCTCTCTGGGGCTAGTCTGCCTTCTCAACCCTGATTAAGGGAGGGTGAGGGTTTGCTCTATTGATAGTAGAGGGCTCATCAGCAGTCTGCCCACTTCCCTTATCAAGCACAGGCCTGGGAGGGATCAGAAGGAACTTTGTGACTGACTCTGGTACCCATATTTTCTCCCAGGGCTGCACTTGGGGTGTGGCATACCAGGTGCAAGGCGAGCAGGTGAGCGAGGCCCTGAAGTACCTGAACGTGCGGGAGGCAGTGCTCGGCGGCTATGATACCAAGGAGGTCACCTTCTACCCTCAAGATACCCCTGACCAACCACTCAAGGCATTGGCCTACGTGGCCACCCCACAGAACCCTGGCTACCTGGGTCCTGCCCCCGAGGAGGCCATCGCTACACAGATCTTGGCCTGCCGAGGCTTCTCTGGGCACAACCTTGAGTACTTGCTGCGCCTGGCGGACTTCATGCAGCTCTGTGGGCCCCAGGCTCAGGATGAGCACCTGGCCGCCATCGTGGACGCTGTAGGCACCATGCTGCCCTGCTTCTGTCCCACTGAGCAGGCTTTGGCACTGGTCTGAGGGGCTGAGCCGCTGCAGGGAGTGCCTACATGGACAAGGGGGCCAGGTCCCCACTCCAATGCACATAGACAGACTTGATACAGCTGGAGCTCACTGAGAGGACTCAGTGGGCCGACAGGGGCCTCTCTTAAGCCCCTGGCTGTCCACCAGCCCCCAGATCTCCTGCTTGACACCGACTTACTACTTGAAACTTTATTTATTGCACCATGTTGGTgtggtgggcagggtggggggcctGCCCTAGATACAGGGGAACTGCTGAGCAGTGCCCCACCCCAGGTGCCTGGTCCCTGGCTGGAATCCCCCCAGTGCTGCTACTGTCCCCATGCTACCCAGGCCTCCGTCTTCCCAGGGAGCCTCCAAGAGCCTTGACTGTCTGTCCGCCCCCTCCAGACCAACCATTTCCCAGCCCCAGAAACACCACCTGCCAAGGGTCCCAGCCTGCTGGTGAGGGTGTAGAAGGGAGTGAGGAGAGGGAGCCCTGTAGGATCTGAGGCCCTGCAGCCTGTTCATCCTCCAGGTCCCCAGGGCAGGCTGGCTCTGCAGCCCAGACACAGCTGCTGAGGCTGAGCCAAGGCCTCTTCCCCATTTGGCTTTGTTTCCCTGTTCCTCAGTCTGTCTGTCTGGGCTACTTCTGTCTGTCAGTCTATTCCTGGGAAGCTTATCACTGTAGGTAGGCCCTGGCCCTTTCCTAGTCTGTCCCATACTGTAATCCATAAACTGACCTCATTATCTGTGTTGTGCTGGAATATGGTTCTTTCTTCAGATGAGGGTTTGGGATGAGTGAGGGGGTGTGCCCCCGAAAGACTCATTAGAGGGGGAAGGGCTCCCTCTTCATCCCCCATGGCTCTCCCAGAGAGGAACTGCTGAGCAGGCAGGGCTGCGGGGTTCTTAGTGCACACGAAGAATGCCCCCCAAGGCATGCAGATTCTGCCTGGGCCGCTCCACTTGGCAGCCCTGTGAGTAGTCCTTGCCAGTGGCCTGGTAGCCTGCATCTCCCCCAGCTGCTCTGAAGAGGTGGACAGGTGTGGAGTTCACATCAGGTCTCCCTCCACTTGCAGGGTCAGCTGCTGCCTCTTCTTGACAGGGAAGCTAGACCTCTGGCTTCCTGATGAAGGAGCTATGTGGGTTCAAAGGGCTTCAAGGGCAAGGTGATGAAAGCTTGTGGGACAGTGCTGACAGTGCAGGCCTGGAGGACCTGGTGGCCCTTTGACTTCTGAGGTCCAGGAGCTCGTTTTTGCCTCCTGGCCCTTGGTGTGGTCTGTGCCTTCTCTGTCACCCTGACCTACCTGCCAGGACTCAAATCCAAAAGGGAGTCCCCTTTTGGACTGGGCACCCCCAGTCTGCTGTTTGTTTGCCATCTGCCTGCCTCTGGCTactcttccctcccccagccctccccccatcccccacccccaggtgcaAGTCCCAGACCCCAAGATCTCAGCCTGACCCTGGGCTCCTCAACTGGAAATGGCCCCTCAGTGGATTGATCCTTTACTCCTGGACCTGTGGGATGGGTGCAGGGGCCAGATAAGGCTCTTGCAGCAGAAGCGCCTGGCTGTAACCCAGCCTCCCCCTCACTTGCTCAGTGACCTCCAGAAAAGccgtctctgagcctctgtttacCCTGGGGTGCTGTGTGGTGGGTGTTGCCGCCACTCTTGTTACGGCTGATGCCCTGGTTTGGTCTTGGTGTCCCCAGCAGGGTCAGCTCTGACCAAGCTGGGCAGCCGTTGTGCCTGGGAAGGGTGCCCATGTCTTGGCAGCCTCGTGTCTTGGCCATTGATGGGAAAAGAAGTCCAGCCAGGTTCTTCTGGGAGCTCGGTCAGGACAGCACAACAGGAGGAGGTGACGGGAGGCAGGGAACCCTGGGCAGCTGCCTTCTGTGGCGGGGCAGGGCCAGACAGCCAGTCCGGATACTCACATCAGAGCCTGCTCCATATGAATGTGTGTAGGGATGGGGAAGGTCACTTGCCTGCTGCACGTGGTCTCACATACTTCAAGTCATTCATTCAGCGAGTATTTACTAAGGTGCTGCTACATGCCACACACCAATTTAGACACTGGAGATACAACAGAGAAGAAATCCTGCTCCTCAAAGACCTCTGAATGGTGACCATTCAGCCTGAAATGTGTCATGATGGGAAGAGGGTACTCAGTGTAGAAAGGACTCTTGACCCTGAGGTTGAggggaggtcagggaaggctttcaGGAGGAGAAATTATGAGGTTGAGAAGGGGTCTCTAGCAAACAGAGGCAGGAACAGCTTGTACCAGAGGGGTGCAAGATCAGCCATGCTGGGACAGTGCGGTGGGGAAGAGGGCATGGGGAAGGATGGGTAGCAAGACCTCATTACACTGGCTGCTCTGGTGAGCTGTGCTGTGGAGGTGGAATTCCTCCTGGGTTAGTGGGGGCCCCCTGTGGATTCTGAGTGGGGAAGAGGCTACTTAAAAAGGAACACTGGCTGCTGTGTCAGACTGGGGGAGGAAAGTCAAaggccagggagaggggaggtggcTGGAGCTGTGGGGTGCAGTGGAAAAAGACAGGAGGGTAGATTTGAGAGCCGTTTAGATAGTGAGGTCAGCAGGATTGCATGTGGCTGGCTGATGAGAGAGTAGAGGGCCAGGGTTCTCTGCAGTGGCAGCCTtggaaagggtggaggtggagatcTGCCCAGATGTTTGCCTTGGGGGCGCCTGTGGGCAGTGGCATGCACATGGGTGTTCCAGTGGCAGCTGGATATGTGGGGCTGGGACTCAGGACAGTCACATGGGCTGGAGGTAGAGATTTGGGAGCTCCACCCATCAAGCCAGTGCTTGAAGCCGTGGGAGCAGAGAGAAAGAACAAGCCCCAGGCCAACCCTGAGGCCTCCGGCCCTGGAAGGGTGAGCAAAGCAAGAAGGGTTGGGAACAAGCAGCTGGAGAGGCAGGAGAAACGTGGTTTTCTGAGAGCCAAGGTCACACTGCTGAGATCTCAAGGGAAATGAGACCAGAGGAATATCCACTGGATGAAGTGCCAGGGGGTCCACAATGGTGTCAGTGGTGGGGAACCACAGGGTGGGGCTGAGAAGCTAGTGGGAGGGAAGTAGACAGCTCCCCAGAAAGTTGACTCTGAAGAGAGAAGCTGACGGGTGACTGAGAAGGCATGGAAGTCTGAGGACCCCAAGAGCTTCTGTTGATGTGGGATATAGCAATTGACAACATTTAGTGTATTAGGAATTGAGAAGtgtaaaacatattttatcaaataagaaaaatccattatatgttaacatattttaaggaaaaatgatTCTACTTTTTTAATGGAAGCAGTtgaattcttttccaaattcacGTATAGCTCTTGAAAACTCTCCTGTACCCTTGtgagaaaatgagagtgaaaggCTAATAACCTCTCAGTAGTGTTATGAAAATCGTTTTGACCTCACAGACCTCCTGAGAGGGTTTTGAGAACTCCCAGGAGTCCGTgagccatttttatttatttatctttttattttcttttttagttgaaGGGATTTAGGCAGGATGGGTGCCCAACCATAGACCACTGGCATTCTGGGATTCAGGAGTTAGCAGGGATCTTGGAaatcatggctcagtggtaaagaatacgcctgcagtgcaggagatataggagacatccggttccatccctgggttgggaagatcccctggagaaggaaatggcaacccactccagtattcttgcctggaaaattccatggacagaggagcctggcagcctacagtccatagcacCGCAAAGAGTCCCGTAGGGTCTGAAAGAGtccgacgtgactgagcgactgaatgcacacacagagaaatcACCATCTTGTCCATCATCCCTCAAGGGCATCCTTCTGGAGAACAGGGGATGAGCAGGAAGGATCAGTCAGTTCACTCGTAGTTTATTGTGTCTACAGCAGGCTGAAGGGCCCTGGACCTCCAGCTGCGGGGGAGCCGGACTAGCAAAGTCTCTCTCACACCTAGCCTGGGGCAACTCCGAGCTCAGGGAATAGGGCAGAGGCAGCTGGGTCAGGGAGGGCCTTAAGGAAGCTTAAGGAATCCACagagaggaggcgcactccaggTTCGTGGGGATGGCGTCAGCAAATGAGGGAGGGACAGCGCGGAGGAAGCCTGCGGGTGTTGGGGACAAGGTGGCAAGCTACCTTGGAGTCAGTCCTTGGAGGAAGTGTTGGACTTTATCTTGCAGGGAAGTAGAGTTCGGTggtgatgtttttgtttttcccacagaagggtctttgtttgtttttgttctttttgttttgtctgcTTGTCAAGCAGACAAGTGTTGTGTTCGGGTCTGGGCTTAAGGAGGCTTGTGCTTGTGGCAGGGGAAGGCCGTGAGGCAGGCACGGGCTGGGAAGGGCTGAGCCAAAACCAGCAGCAGGGAATGTGGGGACACCTCCTGACAGCCAGTTGAGATGGGGGATAAGCAGGAGGGGATCCCAGGGTTTTGCTGcgtaagaaggaaatggcaccccactccagtattcttgcctggagaatcccatggacggaggagcctggtgggctacagtccatgggtcgcaaagagtcggacgtgactgagcgacttcactttcactttgcaaggGCACGTGAGCAAACACGACTTCGGCCTACAAGCGACTTTCTAGGGCTGACGGGCTCTGGGGGCTCTCCAGGTGGCTCCCCGACTGGGTCCCAGGAGGGAGATTGCTCCTGCTAGTGCTGCCATTCCTCTGAGGACAGTGATGGCAGAAACGCAAAAGGAGCTGGGCCTCGAACGGGGGACACCTTGTCTCTCCCCGGGCCTGGGTCTGAGGAGGGTCAGGGCGCTCTGGGGCCAGGTTGGGGGGATAGGTCACAGGGAGGGTGTCACTGTGGGCCTAGGTGGGAGCGCGAACGCCAGCCTCCTGCCCCAGCTCTGGGATGACCACATACCCCAGAGTGCCGGGTAGACAGTCAACAGGCCTAGTTTGCTCCTGTTGTTCTGAGGTAGTTATTTCTTTCACTCTCAGAACATCCAGGTTTGTGTAGTTTAAATTGCATGCTGGCTGTGGGAACTGGGACCCAGCAGTTTTTTTCCCTTGTTGtgggtttattttgttgttgtttagttctatttttcagccatgcaggatcttaactCCCCACCAGGGCCTGAGCCCacgtcccctgcaatggaagcacccAGCCTTAACCCCTGGCCATCTAGGGATGTCCTTGAGCAGGGCTGCTTTATCTGGCGCCTGTCAGAGGCAGTTGACCGAAGCCCCTGACCACCCCgtcccctcctgccctctttGCCCTGTCCCTGGACCCCCGGACCCTGCCCAGGGGCGCAAGGGCACCGCTCTTCTCTGCCCTTTCCGGTGCCCCTGGAGAGTCCCGCCAGGCCTGTGCTTCCTGGTTCATGGTTGCCCGGGCATTCCTTGGGCGTGAGGGAGAGCAGACACACCCTGAAGGTGCAGCCACCAGGcactctcccccatcaccatcatcatccttGCCCCTCCAGGAAGGAGAGGACACAGGGCGCGCCCACACCCTCCAACTTGATCAGTGTCCCTGCCCTGCAAACACTCTTCAGGGTAGACCATTTTCCTCCACTACCACCCCTCCAGGAAGGTAGAGCCCCGGGGTGAGCACCCCCTCTGTCACCCTTAAACGTGGGCCCAGTCTCCTTTCTCAGACCTGCTGCTGTCCTCCCTGACCTAAGGGTGCCCTCCCAGCCCTCCCACCCGCTCCCTCACACAGCCTCTTTCCCCAGACCACTGTCATGCCTTCCAAACTGATCCATGTCCCCAGTTCGATGCCCTCCTGGATATTCATCTTCTACACGATTTCAAATGTAACTCTGACCACCACTCTGCCCACGGATGACTTCCCATAGCGCGTTGTGTCCATCCGGGTAAAcgtccccgcccccagcccctccatCCTGCTCCTGCTTGCTGTCTCCTCCCACCTCGTGCTGTTTCTGGTCACCATGCCTTTGCTTCTACTACTTTGCCCATGCGACACTTTGCCCAACCTTCTCACAGCCTTCGGAACTCAGCGCCAGCATTGTGCCTGCAGAAGCTGCTGTTGacctgggctggggctggctgGGGCCCCACCTCGTGCCCAGGACTCCACCCGCAGGGACGTGATCGCTTGCAGAGATGTCTCCACTAGGCCCCGCCCATCCCCCTTCCCCAGGGCGGGAGCTGAATGCCACCCTGCACGCAGCACAGCTCTGGGCCCCACAGAAACTCAGGGGACCTGTGGGGAGTGGGGTTTAATGAGACACCCCTTCTGAgcgcagcgtcacgcttcccctTGGAGGGAAAGGCCCCGTGAACACCACGGTCACGGCCAAGGGAAACGACGGCCAAGCTGCCTCCTAGGGCTAGCATTCAAAGTGAATGTTTCTGTGCATGGCCCAGGAGTGTGGGACAGGGAGCTGCTGGGGCCAGGGCGGACCAGCTCTGCTCGGCTTGGGCAGACCAGCGTGTGCCTGTCGGGGGGGCACTGACTTACCCTGGGCCGCCCCTCTCTCCCCTTCAGTCAGTCGGAGAGAGGTCAGGCCCTAAACACACCAGGGGAAGGGCCGCCCTTTGCAGGCAGGTCAAGGGCAGGCTCCGAGCCCTTGCTAGTCCTCTCTGCTCTGGGCACCAACCTGGAGGGCTGTTTGTCCTGTCTCCTGGGCTAGTGCTCCCTGTCCCCACAGGAAGGGGAGCTGGGCCCTCCTGGGAACGACCTGAGGGTGTTGGTGACTGGTGGAGGAGGGGACGGTAGTCATGTAcccacctgtgtctcctcccccacccccatggtcAGACTCCTGCCAGGCAGGCCGTCATGTCCCTGCCAGGTCCGCGGGGTGGCCCTGGCTGGGAGGATGCGGAGTCCATGGTGTGAAAGCTGCCCACACGGGGTGCCTGAGTCATCCATCCGCAGGAGTAGGCCCTCATTCATGGGGATTTCCACAAGAAGGGAGACCTACTTCCTGCTCACAGGTTGCTTGCTGCCCTGAGAGGCGGGACACACACCTGACACGCCTGCCACACACCTGCGATGTCCAGGGTGCCTTCTTACTTTGTAATCCACTCTCCATTAAAGCCTCATCCCTGCCGGCTCTGGCCTGGCTAACTCATCACGCAGACCTGAGGGCTCAGTTGAGATGTCCCTTCTctgggaagccttctctgatccTTCTCTACTTGTCCATCATGGCCTGGCTTTGGGGCCCTGACACGCATCTCTTATATCTGTGCTTTTTATCTTGCACATTTGATGGCACTGTGCTCCTTGTTGGCCTCCCCAGTGGACTGTGCGCCCTTGACGTGCTTCCCAGAGCctgcacagagtaggtgctcaccTTGTTTGCTGAATGGAAGCCCACGCCCTCAGTAAGAAGCAGACCCTGGCAAGGGGAGGATGGGGTCTGAGGAGGCCGTTCTGGGCTCTATCTTCACAAAAGGGACAGTGCAGCAGACGTGGGTGGGCCAGTGGGGGTGCAGGGGATAGGAGGAGACAGACCTGCAGTGATTATCCTCGACCCCAAATCTGCCAGGGCCTTACACCCTGGGCAGGACATTGAATCACTGTTCAGATGCAAAGGAAGAGAACTGGGCCGGGGTCCAGAGTTTCCAGTCCTGTTTTAAGCCTCGTGTCTTAGACCaggctcttttcttctctctgggtcttcatttcctCAAATGTAAAATGAGGAGCTGCATGAGAAGCCTGCTCCCATCCAGCTCCAGGGTCTTCCCTTTTACAGGAAAGACATGGGCTTGCATTTGAAGGGACTGAGTTCAAGAACCAGGGCTCCATGTACCCTGTGGGTCCTGGGCCAGGTTATTCAGCATCTCTGAGctgcattttcttcctctttaaagcAGGAATGATAATCATATCTCTTGGCTTCTTGGTATTAGATGTGCTATCAGGTGGAAGACCCTTACACACTTTAAAACAACATGTAATTGTTGGTTATTATTTAACGTTGTCATTTTCCACCAACACCTAATTAGTTACTCACCGGAGTGTAAGCTCCACAGGGGCCAGAGCTGGCACCTCCCTGTTCACTGCTGTGTTCTTAGGGCCGAGCTTTGAGCCTGGCTTATCTCAGgccttcaaaaaatatttgctggacagaaaaatggataagtgaagtttgttgaatgactgtATGAATGAACTCCGTTCACTTAGCAACCTGAGGACGTCAGGTTGATGGGCAGAGGGAAAAGGGTGGGGAGGCATAGGAGGAAGGGGGGTGTTCCCTCGGCTGCCCCGCTTTGCTGTGTTGGGGAGGGTGAGTGaagaaaggcaggaggggaaatgagggaaaaaacaaaCTTAGGGCCATAAGACAGGCCATACAATTCTGCTGGATGTCTTGCAGGTGGCCCCACTGTATCAGCCGTCTCCCTGGTGAGGGCCCACCTCCACCTCTCACGGCACTGCCAGCAAATGGGGAAAGGGAGGCGAGAGGAGGGCTGGGCCATGGTGGTTTGTTTACCAATAGCACAGTCCTCCTGGGTCATGACACAGCCAGCAGCATCTGGCCCAGCTAAATATATCTCCTCTGCTGGCCTGGACCACACAGCCAGCCCCTGAAGGCCAGGGACCACCCGCTTGTCCCTCTGGGTTGGGCCCCGGGCCTCCTCCTGACCCCAGAGTTCTGTGTCCCCAGAGAGCCAAAGGCTAATCGGGGCCCAAACCAAATGCAATTGCTGGCTGAACCCAGGAAGATGGTTTCATTTGGATGGTCCCTCTGGGACTTACGGGGAGAAAATCCAAATTTTCCAGCAGTAAGACAACCAAATGGCCCATCTCCCTTCCATGGTGTATTTGCAGTCATTATGAATGTTTAGAAGAATATTTATTACTGTTCAGAAAACATTTTACTCTTTTTGCAGTACTTTCTTAACATTGCTGTATaatgttaaatggaaaaaaagagatacaTAG is a window of Ovis canadensis isolate MfBH-ARS-UI-01 breed Bighorn chromosome 7, ARS-UI_OviCan_v2, whole genome shotgun sequence DNA encoding:
- the CHAC1 gene encoding glutathione-specific gamma-glutamylcyclotransferase 1, giving the protein MKQETAAQNSPPASPPSSQPLSEDGDPQALWIFGYGSLVWRPDFAYSDSRVGFVRGYSRRFWQGDTFHRGSDKMPGRVVTLLEDREGCTWGVAYQVQGEQVSEALKYLNVREAVLGGYDTKEVTFYPQDTPDQPLKALAYVATPQNPGYLGPAPEEAIATQILACRGFSGHNLEYLLRLADFMQLCGPQAQDEHLAAIVDAVGTMLPCFCPTEQALALV